The nucleotide window AGCAGGAGTTGGTCAAGCGGCGCGCAGGAATTTTCCTCAGAACGTCCGACGCGGCTCGACTCTTCCACCTTGAACCTATCACGCAGCTCCGAACCGGCGCTCCAGAAAAGCAATGGCCTCACCGATCCGCTGCTCGGCAGCCTTGACGAGCCTCTCGCTGGTCAGCTTGAAGTAGAGACTCTCCGAAGGCTCGATCTCGCTCATCGCTTTCGTCGTGAGCAGGGCCCGCATGTTCCCATTTGGATGATAGCGGTAGCCGGTGCGGAGGTGGACCTGACAGTCTACGTATCGGTCAAGGATCGCTTCCTTGAGGAACTCGAGCTCTAGCTCATCCGCCAGGTCGATGGTGCGTAGCGGCGGGGAGTTGCCGGACATAGGGCCCTTAAAGTTGAATAGGGAAGTCGTCTGTCCGACGATCAAGGGCTTTTACAAAGCGGGTCTGCGCCTGCTTGTACGAGATCCTTGCCTTCAGCGCCTGCGCGACCGCCTTGTCCGCGAGGGCGTCGAACTTCTCGATCTCGATCTGCTTTCTGACGTAGCGGCGAAGCGCTTCGAGAGGAGCGCGGTTCTCCTCGATCGCCTCATCTGACCGTTTCAGGATCTGAACGAGCTGCGGGAGCACAGTCTTGGCCGGCACGTCTCGGCGCCCTTTCTCGTGATAACTGAAAGAGTCGTCGTGGAGGAGGCCAAGGGGCGTGTCTTCCGCAAAGTGGTGGCACACGGCCGTAAGCGCCATGCGCCACCCGTCCCGACGTTCGCCCACCAAATCGGTCTCATAGCGGAGGTTCATACTGGCTTTCCAGAAGTTGGGATAAACTCAGTCGTCGAGCTCGGTCGCGTCCAACGCGGCGACAAGCATGCGGTACGCGGCCGGCCGAGATATTTTCGCTTTGCGAGCTTGGGAAGCTGCGCGCTGGACCAGCGCCTCGAACTTTTCGACCTCGATGTGATGTTTGGCGTAATCGACGGCTTCCTGGAGGCCCCCGACGTACTTCGCGAGGAGGGGCGAGCTCCGGGCGTGAGCGAGAACCTCGCGTGCGCGCTTCAGGACGTCGACGGCGGGCACCTCCTCGCCGTCCGCCAGCCGCCAGAACACGGATCCTTCCGGCTGTTGCCAGCCGTAGATTGCGTCTCGCACGCGATTTCGACGGGGCCCATCGAATCCATCGTTGGCAAGGTCGAGATTCATGGGTGGACTCGCCTCATTGGACCATCGCGCCAACGACAAGAACGTTACCGACGCGATCGATACGCGGGTGGCGCTTCTCGTCGATAACGAAGCCGAAGCCGCTGGAGGTGTATTCGTTTGAAGGCACGAGGAAGCTGAGCGCCTGTGGCGTGTGGATGAAGCTGCGATCGCCACCGCGGGTGGCCAGGCACTCAACCTGTCCGGGATGCGCACGGGAGTTGATCGCGGACACGACGATGAGGTCGTCTGAGTGCTTTTGAAGGAAGAGAGCACGATCGCGTTCATGACTCTCGCCGGGTTTGATCGTTTGGCCGGTGACGATCTCCCACGCGTCCGGATACCAGCCCTTGAGAGTGCTCTCCGCCGATGAGCGTTCGTAACGGGTGAAGAGGTGCGGGAAGGTATAGGCTACGATCGCCCAGCAGCAGTCTTCCTCGTAGTGCCCGGAGGCGTTGCGCCACGCAGCGTGGATCTGAGCGTTGCGTTGAGCGTCAACGATGAAGCCACCGTGGCTGGGTGTGCCGACCAGCTCGATTCCCTGGTCGTAGCGCTTTCGGCTATCGGAGGAGCCCCACGGGGTGGAAATCTGCCGAGTAAGGGTCTTCCGATCCAGCTGCTCGACCTCGTCCAGATGATCGGAGAAGGTCTGTACCCGGAGCTCGAACTCCGCCAGCGATGCAACGTGGCGGTCGAAGCTGTCGAAAGTAGCAGCCGTGGACGCTTCGGGGTCGATAGCAGGGTACTTGGTGTAGATCGTGAAGCCCTCGCCGTTTCGGCGCGGCAGCAGCGCAAAGGTGAGGTAGCGAACGCGGATGGCCGGATGGCCGTCCGCGGTGCGGGAGATCGAAATCGGCATGGTCGAATGGCTCCTTGACGCGAATGCGGGCGTCAGCCCAGACGGTGAGAGGCGCGCACGTAGATGTCGCGGCGATCGGCGGTGAGCTGTCCTTCGTCGTCCACCGTGGCATTGATCACGAGATCGGCGGCGCCTGCGAGCGCGTCGATGAAGGCTTCACCCGGGCTGTTTGGATGCTCGCTTTCTGACCAGGGTACCTCGATGTTGACCTGGTGCCCGTACGGGGCGCCCACGAAGAAGTTGATCATGCTTCCGGGATCTCGGGCCGTGGCATGGTGGACGACCCGGAGGATGCGTCCTACGAGGAGGATCTTACGCATTGGCGGCCTCCGCGCAGCCGGTGCTCGGCGTCGTCGCTGCGCGTAAGACGCGCTGGTGGAGCTTGGGTCTGGTCATCTTTTCCTCCCTGAAGCATTGCGCTCCAGGGAGTGCCCTTCAGCCCTCGATGTGGGGGTTCACCGCACATAGGAGTGCTGTACCGGCTGATCCTTGCCAACGTCCGCTCAGCGGGTCTGGCCCGGACTGAACGGGACCGGGCTCAGCTTCGCCTTCTTAGCGCCACAGGCTGTGCAACGGAGGCGCCGCTCCGCCGCCTTGATGGTGAGTGAGAGTGGGAAGGCGTCCTGAACTTGCTCGGGAGTGACGAGGAGTTCATGATGGCAGGCAAGGCAGATAACTCGGCAGTTCGCCCGCGCCCGGGCAAAGCACATGGTCGTCTCGATTCGCCGGTTTCCCATCCAGAACGAATGAGGAACAACGCCGCCGATGTCCAGTCAGTGACGAGACCGGCGAGGGTCCACTAGCCACAAGCCGGGCTTTGCCGAGCCATGTAAGATCATCCGAGCGCTTCCGCGGGGTGCGCGGCCGGCGTAGACGTCAGTCCCTCTGGCGAGCGGCACGCATTCGGCTGCGCCGGCCGGAGGCTTCAACCGGCCGATTTGGTGCCGAGCAGATCCTCGGTGGCCGCGGCATCGAGGTGGCGCTTCTTCAAATCAACATGGCTCTTGATCGAATCCCGGAGGATCCGGAGGTCGCCCGTCCGCTCGATGAAGATGTCGAACTCGTCCACTGCCAGGGAGCCGTCCTCTCGGTGAGCGATGTTGAAGCGAACGAAGGTACGCGAGAGCACCATAGCAAGGGTGAGGTCGAGAGGGTGCCCATCGTCGCCTTCGAACGAGAAGTCTTCGACGAGCGTCAACTCGGTGCCAGGCGCCATAGCGGCGAGCGCTTTGAGGCAGCGGTCGATCTTGGCTCCCACGGCGCGCTGAGTGTTTCCCGGTAACGCTTGGTTGCCGGAGACGAAGTCCGAGAGAGAGGCGGCGATCCTGCCATGCGGAAAGCTGTGAACCGCCTCGGCTTCGCGATCATTCGCAGCGTCCCGAGGCAAGTGCTGGCTGGTCATTCCTGTGCTTTCGAATGATGGGTGACGGTGTTCTCGCCGAACGGATGGATCGGGGCAAGAGCGGGTTTCTCACGCGGCGAGGGCGGTCTCGACTTGGCACGAGGCCCAGAGAGCGTCGAACTCTGGGGTCGTGCTGCGATCGAGCCGCCGCCAGCAATCCCAGGGATCGAAGTTGACGATCGGAATGGTATGGTACCGCAGCCGGAGGAGGGCAGGGGCAAAAAGGCCGATCGAGCGATGTTCGAACTGCCCGAGCTCGGGCGAGTCGTTCACGTCTGCGATCTCAATGGCGTCCCAGCGGCGGCTGGCCGCAAGTGACCGGAAGATCGGTGTTTGCATCCACTGACGGCCGGAGAGGCCGCCTTCTGCAGTGCTCGCCAAATCGAACACTCGAAGATCGCGCGGCCGTTCGAGGATGAAGAGCCGTCCTGGCTCTTTGTGGTGCGCCGGCTGGATTTCGATGAAATTGCCCCGGTCCGCGGTCTTGACCCAGTTGCAGGCTTCGGGTGCCGTGCTGTAGCCCAAGGCTTGCATGAACGCGGACGCATCGCGCCAAGTCGGGTGGCCGGGGAGCACGCGCCAGGATAACAGGCGCCCCGTCTGGTCACGCTTCGCGTCGAGGGCGAGCTCGTCGAAGCCAAGCTCGCGGAAGATGATCTGGTTGATCGGACCGTCGGGAAGCAGCTTCTCGTCGAGGCGATAATCCATGGGAGCCCACCAGGCCGTGGTGCAGCCGACGTCTGGGCAGTAGCTCTGTGCGACGCATGGATCGTCGCAGGTCCACCGCAAAGCCTCCCAACCACTGGCTTTCAGCGGCCCAGCGAATGTCTCCAAGGTGCCGTGGAACAGCAACTGGTCACACGCGGATCGCGGATCGGGCGCGGCTGCCATGATATCGGCGAGCCAAAGAGGCACTTCGGCGGACGACGTTGATGGCTGCATCTTTTCCTCCTGCGGGACGATCCGCAAGGGAAGCCTCGAGGACCTTCCCTTCACTCGGCTGGTAGGAGCCCCGACGGCAGCTCGGAGACTCGACCGCGCCGTTGCTCGTGGCGCTGCCCGCAGCTGGAGCACGTCCAGCCTCCACGAATAAGCTCGAAGAGGCTTGGCCACCGCTGGTTCAACAGCGTGCGTGCGCAGCCGTTGCATGGCGCGCGGCGACGGCGCCGTTTCCCATTGAGCTCCTTAGCTTTCGAGATCATCTGCACGGGCAGGCGGGTGAGGGCGCGATACATCTTGAGCTCCGGCGGGGTTGGCCCGAGGATAGACGCGCAGGCGGCTGTGAGTCTAGGAAGTTTGCTGGATCTTTAGCGCCCGGGTGTGGCGGCCTGTGGAAACTACGTAGATTGTTGTTTACATCGTCGGCTGTCGCTGGAACAATCTAACGCGCTTCTGCTTTGCAACGATATAGAGAGGCGTCAATGAGCGAAAAGACGATGGAAGCAGCGCCGGTGGCGCAGCCAGCATCGAGCGGGATGGAACCTTTCCTTATCCAGCCGGCTTGGGTTCAGGAAGAACGAGATGAGGCTCGCAAAGCTCGCGCAATTAAGGAGCTAGGGGAGCGAAAGGGTTAGCCTATCATAGGTGAAAATCCAGCGGCCCGCCCGGCCGACCGGAGAAATTAACGGTTGATCGCCTGTCCACCTGGGAATAGTACGCGGTCACCGGAGCTTGCGAGGCGAGTGGGCTTTGTTCTCCGTATCATGAAATCTGCCGTTATTTCAGCGGGTTGACCTTGCGCGTGGGGCGCGTCAGTGGGAGCGCATGATGAGTTCAGTGACGCAAGAGGAATTGGATCGTCTGCTGCTTGGGCTCGGGCACTCCGCGATGGAAATTGGGGCGGATTTCTCTGTCCGGCGCCTGAACGAGTTGGCTCTGAAGTGGGACGGCCGATCTGCATCGGAGATCCTCGGGCAGAAGCTTATCGCTGTTTGGCCGGATATCAGCCGGGGGAAGATTGGCGATGCTGTTCGCGAGGTGATGCGCTCGCGTGTGGGGCAAACGGTGCAGGCGACTTGGAAAGGGTCCGCTGGCAGGGCGCTGGATGTGGAAACCGCCGTTGTACCGTGGAGCGATGGCCTGCTGCTCGTGTCGAAAGACGTGAGCAAGCGGGTGCGAGCTGAGCGGGCTCTTGAACAAGCGTCCGACCGATACCGGTTGGCGACGCTTGCGGTGGAGGACATGATCTACCAGTGGGACATCGCGGCGGATAGGCTCGTCTGGGCAGATCGAGCGCTGTCGTTTCTTGGGTTGCCGCTTGAGGAGAGGGCGACGACGCTCGATTGGTTTGTGGAGCGGATCCACCCGGAGGATCGAAATCGGGTAGCCACGAGCCTTAGGGAGGCACTGAGCGGGCCCGGTGCTGTTTGGACGTGCGACTACCGTCTCAGGCGGGGCGATGGTCAATGGGCGCAGATCAGCGAGAAATGCTTCTTCCTTCGGGAGGCAGACGGTGTCGCGTCCTCCGGGGTTGGAGCCCTGACGGACGTGACCGGTCGCCGTGAAGCGGAAGAGGAGGTGGCCCGTCTTCAGTCCGAGCTTGTGCATGTCGCAAGACTGTCTGCGATGGGCACGATGGCCTCCACCCTGGCGCACGAGATGAATCAGCCGCTGACAGCGATCATGAACTATCTCGGCATGTCGAGGCAGATGCTCGACAAGGGGGACCCCGCGAATGTGCCGAGCGTCAGGGAGGGGGTTGGTCTCGCGATGGAATCTGCAGAGCGTGCTGGCGAGATCATCCGGCGGCTGCGGCGAATGGTGATGAAGGGAAGGGTGTCCGTCGAGACGTTCTCGGTTGCCACCGCGGTCAAGGAGGCAGTTGAGTTCGGCTTGCTCGGGCAGCGGTCAATTCACGCAGTGCAGGAGGTGGATGCCGACCTCAAGATCGAGGGAGACCCAGTTCAGCTGCAGCAGGTCCTGGTCAATCTGGTCAGGAACGCGGCCGAAGCTATGAATGGACAGGAAGATGGTTCGATTCTGGTCAGGGCTACGAGCAGGGAGAAAATTGCCCGTATTGAGGTGGTAGACAACGGGCCGGGCATCGCACCCGAGAAGAAGGCGCGGCTCTTCGAGCCGTTCACCTCGACAAAGGATACGGGGATGGGCATCGGGCTTCCGATCAGCCGCACGATAATCGAGGCGCACGGCGGGCAGATCTGGGCTGAGTCTGGGGTTGTTCGGGGGACCCGCTTCATCATCGATATACCAAAGTTGGCGAATAAGCGGCGACAAGCCCCCGCCGTGCGTTGATCGGCTGAGCCGTTGGGGGACGGCGGAGGACCGCCAGCCTGAGGCTTCGCCGGCAATGAAAGAACAAATGATCGTAGCTTTCGAGAACGACCGGTTGGTGGAGCTGGTTGAACATCTGCGTCTCGCGGTTGTGGTGATTGCTCCGGATTTCAAGATCGGATGGGCGAGCAAGGCTGCGGCTGCCATGGACGGCCGCACTGCAGATGTCTTGGTGGGCCGCTCTGTCTGGGAGGTATGGCCTGATCTTGACGCCCTGGAACTGGGCGCTGCCGCCAAGCAGGTGATGAAAGCGCGGGAGCCTCGAAGCGTTCGCCTCCGGTTTGCAAACTTGGCGGAGGAGCGGCGGTGGGCAATCACCCGGGTAGAGCCGTGGGGCGAGGGAATAGCCTTCATCACCCGCGAGGTGACTGCCCAATCGATAGCTCAGACCGAACTCGATGATCTGCGGTCGAAACATCGGCTGCTCACCCAGGCCGCGGAAGAGGTCCTTTGGGAATGGGACGTAGATGCGGACCGGCTGGTTTGGAGTCCTGCCGGACAGACGTTCTTCGGGGAGGACATCCCAGACGGAGTGCCGATCCGGTGGTGGCTTGATCGCATTCACCCCGACGATCGCGCCCGAGTCTGGTCGGGCGCGCAGGAAGCCCTTAGCGTCGGAGGCGGCGTCTGGGTCAAAGAATACCGTGTGCTCGCTGCGGCCGGTCGCTACGCGAGGGTCAGGACGAGGGCATATCCCACCGCAGAGGAAGCTGGGCGTCCAACACGCCTCTTAGGAGCGTTGATCGACCTGAGTGCGGCGCACCAGGCGGCGGAAGAGCTGCGGAGGCTTCAGGCCGAGCTCGTCCAGATGTCTCGCATCAGCGCGATGGGGACCATGGCGTCGACCCTGGCTCATGAGCTGAACCAGCCGTTGACGGCGGCCCGGAATTTCATAGGCGGGCTCGAGCGGGCTATGGCGGCCAAGGAACTCGACCGGGAGCTTCTTGCCGAGGGCGTCCAACACGCCAAGCTTAGCATCGATCGCGCCGGAGAGATCATTCGGAGTCTTCGCAGATCGATCGATAACCGGACGGCGCCGAGCGGTGTCGTCGATCTCAGAACCGTCTGTGACGACGCGTTGGCGATGGTGCTACTGGGGGTCGACAAGGCCTCGTTGGCGATAACTCTGCAAGTGCCAAGGGGTTTGTTGGTGGTTGGAGATGCCGTCCAGCTGCAGCACGTGTTTATCAACTTGCTGCGCAACGCCGTCGAGGCGATGCACGCGTCGGATATGAAGGACCTAGGTCTGCGAGCGTCCGACGCCGGCGCGGCAGTCCGGGTCGAGATCTCCGATCGGGGACCTGGGATACCGGCCGCCGAGCGTAACCGGCTCTTCGAACCGGTTGCATCATTGAAAGAACGTGGGCTCGGAATAGGCTTGTCGATCAGCCGGACCATTGTCGAAAAGCATGGCGGCAAGATCTGGGTCGAAGATCGGAAGGACGGCGGAACGCGCTTCATCGTGCAGCTCAAGAAAGTCGACTAGAACCGAGCCCCTGCAGATCGTTACGCCTGCTAAACATAATCCTTATTATCACACTTTTTTGTTTGTTGTAAATGACTTAACGGGCGTCCGCGAGTGACGCAGCGCCGGTGGCAAGGCCCACTGTTGCCTAGAATGCCGCCTCGCTTCTTCCACAGGCGCGATGATCTCTTGGCCGCTGCATGACACCTTCGCAGCGCGTCTTCGTTGAGCGTGCTTATGGAGCCGCGAGCCGATACCTGGTTGATGGAGATCGCCGCTCTCCAACTGTTGCCAATGTGCGAATTGGAGGCCCTGAAGCGAGACGCTTTGGTCCGACGATCGCTAGAGGACGTAGCCCGCGCTATCGCCGCCATCGAGGCTAAGATGGCGACCAGGCATTGAAGAGAGATCTCCAAAGGGCGAGACCGGCGGACAAATCCGGACCTCGGCCGCATAGGTGATGACGAGATTTCCGGTCCTGTGCCGTGGAATAGAAACCGTCCCGGCCGTATCGATGGGGCGTCGATTTGGGGACGACGTGATGAACTGCAGCATTGATTCGAAGTGGACTGAGCCCGGTTCAGAGGCATCAGCCACGCGGCCGTCTGTGAGCGCCGCCAGAGAGGCGCTGCGGCGGGATATATCGATCTGGCTGGCTAGATCCTACCCACCCTCGGGCAGTCCGGCGGCGGAGATTGCTCGTCAGCCGCGGTCAGCCTGTCTGGAACCAGCTTAGCGTTGCTTTCGTGACTGCCGGCGTCCGGTTGAGGCGGTGCATGCACCGCGCCGCCTCGTCACGTGGCGTGGTCGGAGGCCTGCCCGATCTCGGTTGGGATGGCGATACGGATGCCGTCCATCGAGAGACCGGAGATGAATGCCCCTGCCGCAGTAGAGGCTAGGCCGTAGCGCCACCCTGGATCGGCCTCGTAGAAGGCTGTCTTCATGACATGAAGGTGGAAAGCGTCCCCCTGCCCCCTGGGCAACTCCTCGGCGACCGCAGCGAGCTCGGTGTGGATCGCCACGAGGGTGAGCGCGAGCCTCTCCCGCGGCGCGGGATCGAACAGGGTCATGCATTCCGCTCGCGATGCGCTTTCCCGGAGCGTATCGCTCATCAGCGGGTTGCGCTTGTGGCTGGTGCGGATGCTATCGGCGACTGATTGGAGGTGGGCGTAAGCATCATTGGCTGCCGTAGTGAAGTGGGCTGCTGCAGTCGCGAGTACCGACGCGAGGATCGCGACGCGCATTGTCACCTGCTCGAATCGCAAACCGGAGAGTGCATTTGCGAGGAGCTCCTCGACCGCTCCGGCGGTGAGTGGGTGGAGACCCGAGGTCGGAGGAAGCTCAGCGCCGAGGAGCCCCTGCCGGGCGCGAACGCGCAGCTCGTCGACCTTGCCAGCGAGCTCGGTGGCAGGGATGCGCTCAATGGCATTGACGTGCGCCATTATACAAGGACAGTGGGGCTTCTCGTGAAAGCAGCTTCGCCCTGCCTCCATTGCCGCACGGTAGAAAGCGGGCACGTCTGCCATGTTGGCAGTCGGGATCATGCCCCAGAAGTTCATGAGGCCAAGGTTCATGAACGCGACTGCATTCGGGAAAATCCTGGATGCCCGTAGGTAGTGAGCGTACGCGATATCCGGCATCTTGAGCTGGTATTGGTAGAGTAGCCCATCGTTCACCAACGCTCGTGAGACAATGTCTCGGACGTAGGTTTCCCGTTTAGGAAACGGGGAAGCAGCCTCTTCGGCATCTAGACGCGCGAGCCCAAGCTTCACGGCACGACTGTAGAGCCGGCTTACAAGGCGCCTACGGTCCGGACGCGCAGCGCGGATGCCGGTGCCCAGGATGTTGCCGAGGGTGAAGCTTGCGTCCGGATCGTATCGGGCCGCCTCATGGAACCGGAGAAGCGCACGCCACTTCGGCTCCCCACCGTGGTGGAAGTAGATGTTGGCGATTTGTCCGTTCGCGAATGCGCGCACTTCGAGGTGGTTGCGAGCGAGGGCATCCTCAGGGGTCGGTGCGTACATGTGAGGCTCGCGTGATGGCCCGTCGATCTTGCCCCGAGGCGGTGACTTTGTCGAGGTCGGGCTAAAGCGATTAGGATTTTGTGCCCTGGTGCGGACCGCCAAGGCCGAATGGCTCATGCGGCGGCGGCGTCACCGTCGGCGATGGCGCATCAGGGCTCCTCCCCTGAGGCGCCTAGTTCGGGTTCCGCACACAGATCCCCGTCGTTTCGCGAAGCGGGGCTCCGCTAAGTGTCATGCCGCCGCTTCGAAATCGCCCGGACTTCCTGTCGATGATGAGCGTCGAAACCGCCTGGTCCCACTTTCCAGCACCAATTGGCAAGCGAAACGAGTAGGAGGCCACCAGCACGTTGTCGTCGTCCTGCGCGATCACGTGCTCGTGGCCCACCTCATCGCGGATGTGCGTTCTGAAGACGCCGAACTGGACAGTTTCGGTGTCGGGCTCGCCCGAGGCTGTACTCGTACAGCGCCATCGTTCGTGTGCGAGGCCGAACTCTCGCCGTGCCGCTTGATCGATGATCGCCTGGTCCGATTGGTCGCCCCCGAGGTGCGCCATCGACGAGAACGGTGCACTGGTCGCGGCGATGCTGAGGAGAATTCGGCGCGTTCTCATCATCGGCAATCCTTAGGCTCACGTGAGCGGAAAGCGGGCGGTGTTTGTGGTTGGCAAAAGACCCAACGGTGGTCGCATTCCAGCCGGTGTCCATCCGCGTCACCATGCTTGGCCTATTGCCTCATTGCGTCGCGCACAACCCTTTCAGCCGGCGCAGGTCATCCAAGAGCTGCGCGGTGGCGGGGCATGTCTCCCGGTCATGCCGGTGAACGCCGCGGCGCGGGAAGAAGGTGGTCTGCCGTTCGTTCGTCACTGCGGTGCAGGACGAGAGAGGCTGTACACCGTTGCGGTAGGCAAGTGGGAAGAGCAGCTCAGGCACGGCTACGGTTGGGGCTCGCCTCGCGGGTGAGGGAGCTTTCCGGCAGCAACCTTGGCCCAGAAGCCTCGTGGTGGGTTGGCGATGTGCCGCGAGCGAGCTGCCTTGTGGACAGCGACATCGCTGACGTCGAATTGGCGGGCCACATGGACGGTGGGCATGCTCCAGAGCAGGCGCCGGAGCTCGTCGTCCGAGACGCTGTGCCACGCGGAGAAGTCCTTGATCGGCGAATAGCCAGCTTTTAGCCGGTGATCGTTAACCAGTGCTAAGCGGGCGGCGTGGGCGGCCTGCTCTGTCTCCCGTTCTCTGGCCCGCAGTGCCAGCCATTCATGATGCTGTTGCCTAGCGCGTTCCGCGTCCGCGGCGGCGGCGGCGCGCGCCGCTGTCTCGGCCGCGAGTTCCCGAGCCTCTGTCGTCTTCATTGCCCTGCGGATCGGGGCCGGGAGAGCGTCGACGAGATCGAACACCACGGCTGAGTAGGCGCGAAACGTCGCTGCGTGCTCCGCCGCGAAGAATTGTGCGGCCGCCTCGGCGCTCTGAAGATGGATCTTCGGATCGCGAACCCCGATTGGAAGAACCTCATTATGCCAAGCCAGCCAGGGCGAGCGACCGACGAGTTGGTGACAGGCTCGGGTAAGGCTTTCGTGGTCAGGGTAGCTTAGGAGGTCAGATCGGCTTGATCTCTTCGTTGTTCGGAAGCGAGGGTGGAGAGACGCGAGAGTAAGGAGGGCGCAATTTTGCGCTGCGTCGCCATCGGTTCGCGTGAGGCGCGAGACCGTGGCCTGCTCGCCCGTGCTTCGTGGGATCTCCGGATCGAGATGGGCGTCAGTGAGCCACTGCCCTTCGACCGCTCTGTTGAGAGCGACTAAGTTCTCGCGGACCCGTGACCGAGCCCACCAGACGGCGGGGGGAGTGCCCGGGTATCCGGCTAGGAGAGTGGAGACAGGAACGAGGGTCGTCAGGCGAGCCGGATTGAGGCGGCGCCGCTGCATCTCAGCGACCCACGCGCCTAGGTATGTTGACCAGGCTATGGTTGCTCGTGCCCGCTGGACGGATCTCTGCATGGCCGCAGCTTAGCACAATTGGAGACCATGCGGCACCTTCGTAGCCGTGGCGCTCGCCCACTTTCTGCTGGGCACCTGCGGCAAGGCGCCCGACGTCCTTGGCGCGGTGGACGGAAGTGCTGCTTCTATGGGCGAGCCCAATCGTAAGGATCTTGCGGAGCATTGTCTTCTATCCAGAGGGCGCGAAGGTATCGGTGCATCAGGA belongs to Sphingosinicella sp. BN140058 and includes:
- a CDS encoding ATP-binding protein; amino-acid sequence: MMSSVTQEELDRLLLGLGHSAMEIGADFSVRRLNELALKWDGRSASEILGQKLIAVWPDISRGKIGDAVREVMRSRVGQTVQATWKGSAGRALDVETAVVPWSDGLLLVSKDVSKRVRAERALEQASDRYRLATLAVEDMIYQWDIAADRLVWADRALSFLGLPLEERATTLDWFVERIHPEDRNRVATSLREALSGPGAVWTCDYRLRRGDGQWAQISEKCFFLREADGVASSGVGALTDVTGRREAEEEVARLQSELVHVARLSAMGTMASTLAHEMNQPLTAIMNYLGMSRQMLDKGDPANVPSVREGVGLAMESAERAGEIIRRLRRMVMKGRVSVETFSVATAVKEAVEFGLLGQRSIHAVQEVDADLKIEGDPVQLQQVLVNLVRNAAEAMNGQEDGSILVRATSREKIARIEVVDNGPGIAPEKKARLFEPFTSTKDTGMGIGLPISRTIIEAHGGQIWAESGVVRGTRFIIDIPKLANKRRQAPAVR
- a CDS encoding ATP-binding protein; this translates as MIVAFENDRLVELVEHLRLAVVVIAPDFKIGWASKAAAAMDGRTADVLVGRSVWEVWPDLDALELGAAAKQVMKAREPRSVRLRFANLAEERRWAITRVEPWGEGIAFITREVTAQSIAQTELDDLRSKHRLLTQAAEEVLWEWDVDADRLVWSPAGQTFFGEDIPDGVPIRWWLDRIHPDDRARVWSGAQEALSVGGGVWVKEYRVLAAAGRYARVRTRAYPTAEEAGRPTRLLGALIDLSAAHQAAEELRRLQAELVQMSRISAMGTMASTLAHELNQPLTAARNFIGGLERAMAAKELDRELLAEGVQHAKLSIDRAGEIIRSLRRSIDNRTAPSGVVDLRTVCDDALAMVLLGVDKASLAITLQVPRGLLVVGDAVQLQHVFINLLRNAVEAMHASDMKDLGLRASDAGAAVRVEISDRGPGIPAAERNRLFEPVASLKERGLGIGLSISRTIVEKHGGKIWVEDRKDGGTRFIVQLKKVD